The following is a genomic window from Phaseolus vulgaris cultivar G19833 chromosome 6, P. vulgaris v2.0, whole genome shotgun sequence.
TAGATGAGGAAGATTACTTGGCTAGACTTGAGGATTGCAAGACCCATTCATGGTCAAGTAATTCTTTCTAAGGGGGATAAACCCCTTACACACCtggatttaactaaaaaattgCAGCCGGTGTGGAAGGCTCTTGCACCGTGAAAAGAAATTCCTCTCGGGAAGGGtttctatgagtttgagtttgCTTCTTAGAAGACATGCGATGGGCCCTCGGGATGGGTTCCTTGAAGTTATCTTCAGGTTTCTTGAGACTGTTTGCCTAGACAAAAGACTTTGTTCCAGCTACTATGAAGAGTACCAAAACTCAAGCCTGGGTTCGACTATATAAGTTGCCTTTGGAGTATTGGAGATCAAGGGCGATTTTTTCCATTATCAAAGGTCTTggtactcctttgtctttggatgagaatattatgagaaagaaaaagggtATGTTTGCTAGAGTGTTGGTGGATATTAATATGTTGTCCCCTCTTCCCGATCACCTCTTGGTTGAACGTTCAGACTACACTTTTGTAGTtggtgtggaatatgaatggctACCTCCcttttgctctcattgtaagatgATAGGGCATGAGCTTGCTCAGTGTCGGGTCATACATGATCAGGGTCGTGTTCTAGGGCCTCAACAAAAATCTTCTCATAAGATACTTTCCGATGAACCAAATAAGGGGATGAGTGTGGCTCCTAAACAACGTCAAGAATATTCGAAGAAAGATCCGTAGCCGAAGCTCGTGGAAGGCCCCACAGATAATTCAAACTTTTTTGTTCCTGACGAGGCTAATGCAAGGTCACCCTTGGGTCACCTTGCTTCTGATAAACCAGGAGGACTGGAGGATGATTTTGTTGATATGCCTCCTCTTGAGGATGCCTCAGATCACGAATCCAGGAAAGGTTTATCCACTCATACTTCATATTTTCCAGAATAAGGAATGCTACCTGCTGTTATGCAAGGAAAGGGCTCAAAGTTTCATGCTCCTATTGAGGATCTTCATGTGGAGGTCTCACCTCCTGTGGGGGATCCATCTCTTCAGAGGGCTACTTCACCTGTAGTTTCTACAACACCATTCACTACTCCTATGGATGGTCATCACATGTCTGCAATTGTGACTGTACCATCCCCGTCGTTGGTCCTGCAAAATCATTTTTCCCCTACAGGTTTTGGAAACTACAAATGTGGGAAGTGATCCTTATATTGGTACGTCTACTGCCATTGTTAAATTTAATCATGACCATATCACTGTTGAAAAGCATATTGAGTCAAAATTTTGGGTTGATCCTAATGAGATGGAGGAGGATGCAGTCATACTGGGGAGGAGATAGTTCGTACTAAAAGAAAACCTAggagaccacctaaggggactggTAAAGCCAAAAAAACTGCTAAGACAGTTCACATCATAATGTCGCAATGAAGGTATCTTCTTTTTTATAGAACGTTAGAGGACTAGGAATCCACAAAATTGTGGAGATGTTGCTTAGTTTACTTAAACTACATAAACCCCTTCTGGTTTTTCTTGTTGAATCAATGGTGTCGTATACTGATGCTTTTGAAgtccttttcaaatctgttaatatgcatttggtggctacgtctcctattgttaataagTTTGCAAAGCTTTGATGTTTTTCGATCCCTAATCTAGTCCAAAATTTCTCGTTAAATGATGTGTTTATTTCTGTATCTTGCCATCTGCATGATAAATgttttagctttgcaggtgtttatggtgctaacacatacttgGCTAGATGGtttttgtggagggatcttGGTTCCTTCATAGGGACTTGATGTATTTTGGGAAATTTTAATGTTGTGCTATCGACGGATGAATGTAAAGGGGGAtggctcctaatcaggtttcttgtaatgatttccttgattggattaatactaatgatcttgCTTGTATGACTTTTACTGGATCTGGTTATACTTTGTGTAATGGAAGAAGAGGGCTGCATAGAATTCATAGAAGactggatagggctttatgtaaCGGAGTATGTCTGGATGAATGGGATTCATGTtcttatcaggttcttgttaGGAATTGTTCTTACcattcccctattcttgctagtcttgcCAGTAATTCTTTGAAGAAGGTTAGCAATTTTTGTatcttttctatgtggcttcagGACAGTTCATGtctgaagcttattcatgaCTCTTGGAATAATAAGGTTGTTGGgtgtcctatgtttattttgcaacataagttaaaaaggttgaaaactgagCTTTGTGATTggaataaaaactcttttggtaatgttcacaatgcagtTATTCTTAAGCAGGGTCTCCTCCTTAGTATTCAACAAAATTTAGAGATTGCTAGTATGTCTGATATTGATGGGCTTCTTtgtcaagaaaagaaaactaaGGAAGAAtttgatcatgctcttcactgtcaatatttgttttggaaagaaagagCTAAGATGCTTTGGTTTAAAGATGGGGATAGACATACTGCTTTTTTCCATGTTGTGGTTAAAAGGCGAAATAATTCTAGTGAGATTCATCGTTTACGGATTTATAATGTGGTTATTGAGGATCCTTAAATCATTGAGGAAcatattttggaattttataaaactctttatgctgagtctatttctCATGATCGGGATACAGATAATATgcaagattttattggtacttatgttcctaatctggtttcctcttaggagaatatgatgttgatgaAATCTCCttattttttggaaatcaagaatgttatttttaaccttaatggtaatagtgcttctggtcctgatggttttgCTGGTGTTTTCTATCAATCTTGTTGGGAtattattgggacagatgtttgcaaTTGTTCCagccggttgactcgattgcctCCGTACTTCCAACGACGATCACACGCCCAATTCTCTCTACCTTTGTTCGTGCTTTCCTTGGATCAAACACCtgaacctgcaaagacaaaggggcgccctcgaggccgtttgcactccgacgctcaagtcaatactggggctaggaaacaccaaaactcttagCCGTAAAAGCTCTGTGTAAAACTGTATGTGTATCATGTAAATGTTGCATACCTTCTTAGATTTattacttccctttatatagtctAGGGTTTCCGCTATTTTTGCCACCcgcatttagggtttctgagggTATTCCTTAGTGTcgctatcacccactcttaaggcaatctagcgcgtaaggctcccttacaggagtgcaacctctgacgggacgACCACCTGAGTACCAACTTGTACACCTAATATTTGGGGCCATCCgtcctgggagtgccctagttgttcacgtgccatgcatgcagcctacCCCTGGAACGTAGCCCCATGGGCCTTAGCGTTTCCAGTGGTTCTTTACTTGTGCTACGCCTGAATGCGCTATTTACCCCACACGCATGGACCCCTCGtaatctaggcttctccctactgataactggtgtgttgtctgggatccacctctcgtggcccagctccactgtttgagtcaccgatgtccgatgtcacATCGCCCTCACTCTATTGCCGAGGACACATTAGCACATTCTGGTGATCAACgtctgaccactctttggcACCCTGGGCATGCCGTCTACGAGGCACTAGCCCACACCGCTTGTGGGACccaacttacgtggcccacctCTACAAGCAGTCAATGACGTCCGAGGACTAATCGGTACACGAGCCCCTAGTATCGAGCTGTCAACTTGTTCAGCAAAGAGACTAAGTCCTCGCCCGTgacgacctacgtggcactgtgTGAAGAGACGTGAACAATGCACCAAAGTGACACTTCTCTGTACCTATTTTAATCTGCGCACACGTGTCTAGATCAACGGTCAGGACTTAACGCCGCTTGCGCTCCTTCGTTTACGTTAAGCCTTGGAGTTTTTGTTCATTCATGGGCCTTAGCATTTACTGGTGAACCATACTTGTTCATTCTTGGAGTTCTAactcgagggggaggtgttctctgcgaacctaccCTACCCACTCTCAATACCTCTAACGCGAGTGAACGGTTCGTAACTGCACTATAAAAAATATTCGAGAATATACTTCAATCGAAATTTATttggtgacctcgttaaaaaacccttggaagggaaaaagagtgtcccttAAAAACTATGTAAATGCTAAAGTTCAACTgaagtaaaacttgaggttggtcGCATTCCATGTACGAGGAATCGCGCCTCCCTCCAACGTCTCaagcctgtatgctccattcccaagggcctctgtcactctgaaaggaccagtccacttgggggacaacttgttttctagTTGGTACGGGTGGGCCTTTCGCATCACCAGGTCAGCGACCCGGAACTGGCGAGGTCTCAGCTTagagttgtacttgtactccacccttctcttcaaggcttcagctttggttcttgcttcctcccttacttcatctagtagatccaggtttgcgcttgtagggtgtcatccaggtttctccTCCTTCGACAAGGCAGATCTGCAATGATTCCTCCCCAAGAATTGGATATGTACTTATCCTATGCGTCCTTAGTGTCTCCTGGGATAGTGACCGATGACTCCTCTTTCCCCCTCTCGACGTGCTAACCTGATGGACCCCCACCATATTATCTACGATGAAGGTTCGAGGCGTCTTCAGGGTTTCTTGTATGacggtcctctgtctgcccccttgcctgaactggcgagcttagctagcaagtcagcttgGTCATTCTACTCTCTAGGGACATGTACCAACTCGAACGCCGGAAATGACTCCTTCAAGACCTGGACATATTCCAGATAAGTCGCCATCTACGACTAGTAGgaagtcactctttgccaacaaACTCTacgcacccatctccttggaTCGCAGTATGCCAACGATCATGGCTTCaaactctgcttggttgttgctggccttgaacgCGAACCGTAGGGCCTGttttttagaatatatggccttaaacgagaggggggtgaattgtttaaagagggtttttgaaaactttttcagctagaacaaaatcctttgtatgaaactcaatcagaaattcagttagccaagatataaagcacaaaacagcaaagcactagaaaaacaatcggttgtttataccagcaaagcaataacaactaaatttaaatgagtttaagggaagaaagagatacacaaacagtttgtattggttcactcttaaaccaagagctacatccagtccagCCACTAggcaatccactaagtaatcaaaacatattacacacaaaccaccaaagaagtgaccttgaacccttcaagaaacacacttcctttggcacaacacacaccaagaatgttgatcctcacaacctcaagagcacacaacactccttggcaacaacacTAGAATATACAAAAAtgttcagaacgaattacacttgtttacagaataatctaaaatcaatacagatgtaatcctattccactctctcttgagaaaacccaaagcttgatgtgaatgttcaaaacttgaaagcaatctttttcaactgaaaaactcaaatctgtttttcttgtttgttataaaacataaacaaactatttatagtttttcaaagattggtcaaagcatttaatagagaagcgtattcagttgaaaatcatttaaagcacactcaactaacaaaacagaattatgttaggattttcaaagaaacaatcgattgaaaccatgaaacaatcgattgttttggtttgacagcaagtcaacaaaccaaaacagttttgaaccttttcaaaaacacctaagagcaaaacaatcggttgttttggcaaaacaaaaagttgtttttcacttagtttgaaaaacactttaaacacaaaaaggttttaaaacacattagctttagattcaacaaagagtggattacacaaataaactacccagatcttatcctaaacacagcagcaactccagccttgcatcaaacacttggatttggattcttcaaagcctttgatcactcttgatcaacactGTTCGATCAATAGCCCATTCAGTCCCTTCAAGATGACGTCAGCACCGCTGCCTTGCTGGTTAGAGGACCCATATACAGAGAGCACCCGTCGGAAGTTGGCTTCCTCTTGGTGTGCATCTGtcgaggagagctctaccacaaaATCTGCGTAGACTTGGCCTTTGATAAGGCCTCTGGGCTCGTACTGGACATCGAACTCTGATAGTTCCATTGTCCAACGTACCATTCTTCCCACCACGTCCGGCTTCTATAGGACCTTGCGGATAGGCAGTTCAGTCGTCACCACTACGGTaaaactatggaagtagtggcgaagtctcCTTGCTGAGAACACCACGGCTAGGGCTACCTTCTCTAGGGCCTAGTACCTTATCTCAGGCCCCTGCAAtactttgctcacaaagtatatTGGCTTCTGTACTTGGTCTTGTTCTTGCTCAAGGACTGAACTGATCGTCCGTTCTGTTACTGCGAAGTACAGGCGAAACGGCATACCCAACTGGGGTTTGCATAACATTGGGGGACTGGTCAGGTATTTCTTCGATCTAAGGAacgcttcttcacactccttggTCCAGATGAACCTATTGTTCCTCCTCAAGCACTGGAAGTAGGGGTGACCCTTGTCCCCCCTACTGATACAAATTTGGACAGAGCGGCCATctgccctgtcaactgttgcacttcctttactgaGATCAGGCTCCTCATTGCGAGAATTGTagcacacttctcagggttcgcCTTTATCCCACGCTCAGTGAGTAGGAAGCCCAAGAACTTGCCCGCTTCCACCCCAAACacgcacttctcagggttcagcttcagcctgtacttagctattgtggtgaatagctcttctagATCAGCAACATGCTAATCCTTCACTTGtgaggtcaccaccatatcatccacgtaggcctgtacatttcgccctatcatgggtgtgagtaccttatccatcagcctctggtaggtggcgcgtgcattcttcagcccaaagggcatcaccgtGTAACAATAGCAAGACAGCTCTGTCATGAACACtgtcttgcattcgtccctgggatgcatcttaatctggttatACCCAGAAAAAGCATCAAAGAAGTTGAGCAACCTGCAACCCGAGGCACTGTCCACCAAGGTGTCTATGCTTGGTAGGGGATAGGAGTCCTTCGAGCAAGCCTTGTTGAGGTCcatgaagtccacgcacattctccacttttcGTTGGCCTTCTTCATCAAGAccacgttcgctagccactccgggtattggatctcccgtATGTGGTCGACGCTCAGTAGCTTCTTCGTCTCTTCCTTGATGACCTGTTGCCTCTCtttgttaaactttctccttctctggcggacAGGCCTGACCTGGGGGTCCATTGTGAGGTGGTGGCATAGGAAGTCAGGGTCTATGTcaggcatgtccgaggcggaccatgcaaaggcatccagGTGTTGTGCTATGACCTCGGCAATCTGGTCCTGGGCCGCTTGGCCCAAAGACTTGCCAAGCTTGAAAAATCTGCCACTGATCTCCCTCTCTAGGACGTCGCCAGCCGATTCAGGTCACCGCTCCTGAGCGATCTCTGCACAGGCGACCCCTTCTTTACTTGTTGCCCGGGTGGTGACTGTGAACacccctctctttgtcttgaggctattctcataacatcttttagcctccttctggtctgacttgatggtgatcaccgtTCCCCCCAAGTAAggaaacttcatcttcatatgcctcgtcGACGCTACCGCCCTCAGCCTGTTCAGTGCGGGCCtgcccaacagtatgttgtaagCTGATGGGGCGTTCATGACGAGGTACCTGATGTTCTTTGTGCAGGAGGCAACACCGTCTGTGAAGGTAGTTCTCAGCTCTAGGTGCCCAcacacctccacctggtctcccgcaaaaccatacaaacagCCAGTGTAAGGCCTCAATTGATCAGGAGACAATTGTAGCTTGTTGAAAGTcaaccagaacatcacgtcggcCGAGCTTCCCTTGTCCACCAAGACACGGGGTACCTTTCTCCCTACGGTCAC
Proteins encoded in this region:
- the LOC137833213 gene encoding uncharacterized protein, whose protein sequence is MAKGSKGFLIPWTCLKDYEISPAKTVYDKPGQRKSFAQALGTTCDIPLSELPTPCIKGDMIVVRIDEEDYLARLEDCKTHSWSTTMKSTKTQAWVRLYKLPLEYWRSRAIFSIIKGLGTPLSLDENIMRKKKGMFARVLVDINMLSPLPDHLLVERSDYTFVVGVEYEWLPPFCSHCKMIGHELAQCRVIHDQGRVLGPQQKSSHKILSDEPNKGMSVAPKQRQEYSKKDP
- the LOC137833214 gene encoding uncharacterized protein, translating into MAPNQVSCNDFLDWINTNDLACMTFTGSGYTLCNGRRGLHRIHRRLDRALCNGVCLDEWDSCSYQVLVRNCSYHSPILASLASNSLKKVSNFCIFSMWLQDSSCLKLIHDSWNNKVVGCPMFILQHKLKRLKTELCDWNKNSFGNVHNAVILKQGLLLSIQQNLEIASMSDIDGLLCQEKKTKEEFDHALHCQYLFWKERAKMLWFKDGDRHTAFFHVVVKRRNNSSEIHRLRIYNVENMMLMKSPYFLEIKNVIFNLNGNSASGPDGFAGVFYQSCWDIIGTDVFLRSKERFFTLLGPDEPIVPPQALEVGVTLVPPTDTNLDRAAICPVNCCTSFTEIRLLIARIVAHFSGFAFIPRSVSRKPKNLPASTPNTHFSGFSFSLYLAIVVNSSSRSATC